One Cellulomonas sp. Y8 DNA segment encodes these proteins:
- a CDS encoding HAD family hydrolase, producing MTGTDAPTAVLLDIDGTLVDSNFLHVHAWVRAFGEVGHPVDAWRVHRRIGMGSGRLIGELLEDDADRLGDEAKERHTARYAELEGLLRPFDGARDLVQALADRGVRVVLSTSAAPEELEKLRAALDVDDLVQITGAEDVDEAKPEPDLVHAALDLAGVPAERAVFVGDSVWDVEAAVRAGVPCVGVLSGGTSEAELRDAGAADVVEDVAALLRDLDATPVGALLRG from the coding sequence ATGACCGGCACCGACGCACCGACCGCCGTCCTGCTCGACATCGACGGCACGCTCGTCGACTCCAACTTCCTGCACGTGCACGCCTGGGTCCGCGCCTTCGGGGAGGTCGGCCACCCGGTCGACGCCTGGCGCGTGCACCGGCGGATCGGGATGGGGTCCGGCCGGCTGATCGGCGAGCTGCTCGAGGACGACGCCGACCGGCTCGGGGACGAGGCGAAGGAACGGCACACCGCGCGGTACGCCGAGCTCGAGGGCCTGCTGCGGCCGTTCGACGGCGCCCGCGACCTCGTGCAGGCCCTGGCCGACCGCGGCGTCCGCGTCGTGCTGTCGACGTCCGCGGCGCCGGAAGAGCTCGAGAAGCTCCGGGCGGCGCTCGACGTCGACGACCTCGTGCAGATCACCGGCGCCGAGGACGTCGACGAGGCGAAGCCCGAGCCCGACCTGGTGCACGCCGCGCTCGACCTGGCCGGGGTGCCGGCCGAGCGCGCGGTGTTCGTGGGCGACTCGGTGTGGGACGTCGAGGCGGCGGTGCGGGCGGGTGTGCCGTGCGTCGGCGTGCTGTCCGGCGGCACCTCGGAGGCCGAGCTGCGCGACGCCGGGGCGGCCGACGTGGTCGAGGACGTCGCGGCGCTGCTGCGGGACCTCGACGCGACGCCGGTGGGGGCGCTGCTGCGGGGCTGA
- a CDS encoding AAA family ATPase, whose amino-acid sequence MRLTGPALPVRRVRADDREPVDAGAWFTRVPAVAQVLRDGWDLGPATVLVGENGAGKSTLVEALAMAFGTGAEGGSTGARSETRPSESGLWRHLLLERGPGGSRRGFFLRAETMHGFYTYLEENPRFGGPPEPVFHEMSHGESFLEIAVSRMRGRGLYLLDEPESALSFTGCLALLAHLRGLLADGAQVVLSTHSPLLAALPGARVLEVGEWGLRETAWEDADLVRSWRGFLAAPERYLRRLDD is encoded by the coding sequence GTGCGCCTGACCGGTCCCGCCCTGCCCGTGCGCCGCGTGCGCGCCGACGACCGCGAGCCCGTCGACGCGGGCGCGTGGTTCACCCGCGTGCCCGCCGTGGCGCAGGTGCTGCGCGACGGCTGGGACCTCGGCCCGGCGACGGTGCTGGTGGGGGAGAACGGCGCGGGGAAGTCGACGCTCGTCGAGGCGCTGGCGATGGCCTTCGGCACGGGCGCCGAGGGCGGGTCGACGGGTGCGCGGAGCGAGACGCGGCCGTCGGAGTCGGGGCTGTGGCGGCACCTGCTGCTCGAGCGCGGGCCGGGAGGGTCGCGGCGCGGCTTCTTCCTGCGCGCCGAGACGATGCACGGCTTCTACACGTACCTCGAGGAGAACCCGCGGTTCGGCGGGCCCCCCGAGCCGGTGTTCCACGAGATGTCCCACGGGGAGTCGTTCCTGGAGATCGCCGTGTCGCGGATGCGTGGGCGCGGGCTGTACCTGCTGGACGAGCCGGAGTCGGCGCTGTCGTTCACCGGCTGCCTGGCGCTGCTCGCGCACCTGCGCGGGCTGCTGGCGGACGGCGCGCAGGTGGTGCTCTCGACGCACTCGCCGCTGCTCGCGGCTCTCCCCGGGGCGCGCGTGCTCGAGGTCGGGGAGTGGGGGCTGCGGGAGACGGCGTGGGAGGACGCGGACCTCGTGCGGTCCTGGCGCGGGTTCCTGGCGGCGCCGGAGCGCTACCTGCGCCGCCTGGACGACTGA
- a CDS encoding VOC family protein — protein sequence MAHGDITHIDIPVDDVDRAKGFYGALFGWQIQEYPGYEGYPMWQAPNKISGGGLAPRDENFDRPRSYVEVDSIDDTLRQVTELGGRVVRPKAEISETSWWAVFIDTEGNEIGLYEGTTDTDGTE from the coding sequence ATGGCACACGGCGACATCACGCACATCGACATCCCGGTCGACGACGTCGACCGGGCGAAGGGCTTCTACGGCGCCCTGTTCGGGTGGCAGATCCAGGAGTACCCGGGCTACGAGGGCTACCCGATGTGGCAGGCCCCGAACAAGATCAGCGGCGGGGGGCTCGCGCCGCGGGACGAGAACTTCGACCGGCCGCGCTCCTACGTCGAGGTCGACTCGATCGACGACACGCTGCGCCAGGTGACCGAGCTCGGCGGGCGGGTCGTGCGCCCGAAGGCGGAGATCAGCGAGACGAGCTGGTGGGCGGTGTTCATCGACACCGAGGGCAACGAGATCGGGCTCTACGAGGGGACGACGGACACCGACGGGACGGAGTGA
- a CDS encoding DUF5926 family protein: MASSSVDFVLRPFEGLPGEPDWVALRELVPAATATARTNAEHGARDITVTTVLPDGWAALHRADGVVLLALQVVGGSGDASRDLAAALLEALDSEPGTAVQSSGLAGPGPRLQDVLDLTVPFEVTVEESFAYWVAADTEMTPDLKAAIEEADAGVVDTKKLAAVDAAYWVRMGAREYLRWAQPHDEQQVIDGLARLHGRRESGFDGAKFIGYFRSNGLVVPVWELARGSEAEDIEPAVTAFAPKFTAALADTEPLDANARRARAGIVARQVTLR; the protein is encoded by the coding sequence ATGGCCTCTTCCTCCGTCGACTTCGTGCTGCGCCCCTTCGAGGGCCTCCCCGGCGAGCCCGACTGGGTCGCCCTGCGCGAGCTCGTGCCCGCCGCCACCGCGACCGCCCGCACGAACGCCGAGCACGGCGCGCGCGACATCACGGTCACGACCGTGCTGCCCGACGGCTGGGCCGCGCTGCACCGCGCGGACGGCGTCGTGCTGCTCGCCCTGCAGGTCGTGGGCGGCTCCGGCGACGCGAGCCGCGACCTCGCCGCCGCGCTGCTGGAGGCGCTCGACTCCGAGCCCGGCACCGCCGTGCAGAGCTCCGGTCTGGCCGGCCCCGGCCCGCGCCTGCAGGACGTGCTCGACCTCACCGTGCCCTTCGAGGTGACGGTCGAGGAGAGCTTCGCCTACTGGGTGGCCGCCGACACCGAGATGACGCCCGACCTGAAGGCCGCCATCGAGGAGGCCGACGCGGGCGTCGTCGACACCAAGAAGCTCGCTGCCGTGGACGCCGCCTACTGGGTCCGCATGGGCGCCCGCGAGTACCTGCGCTGGGCGCAGCCGCACGACGAGCAGCAGGTCATCGACGGCCTCGCCCGCCTGCACGGCCGCCGGGAGTCCGGCTTCGACGGCGCCAAGTTCATCGGCTACTTCCGGTCCAACGGCCTGGTCGTCCCGGTGTGGGAGCTGGCCCGCGGCAGCGAGGCCGAGGACATCGAGCCGGCCGTGACCGCGTTCGCGCCGAAGTTCACCGCCGCGCTCGCCGACACCGAGCCGCTCGACGCGAACGCCCGCCGCGCCCGCGCCGGCATCGTCGCCCGGCAGGTCACGCTCCGCTGA
- a CDS encoding ABC transporter ATP-binding protein, with protein MSTTTPGPRLSARGLVKQFGATTALAGVDLDVAPGESVAVMGPSGSGKSTLLHCLAGILVPDAGTVALSGRGLHDLDERERSLVRRRQYGFVFQFGQLLAELPAIENVALAPMLLGTHRREATELAGRWLASLGLAGMEGRRPGELSGGQAQRVAVARALITGPEVVFADEPTGALDQATGQEVMRVLTETTRLAGASLVVVTHDAGVAAWCGRRVEVRDGRVVADERRAPQGSTR; from the coding sequence ATGAGCACGACGACCCCCGGCCCCCGGCTGTCCGCCCGCGGCCTCGTGAAGCAGTTCGGCGCGACGACCGCGCTCGCCGGCGTCGACCTGGACGTCGCCCCCGGCGAGTCGGTCGCGGTGATGGGCCCGTCCGGATCGGGCAAGTCCACCCTGCTGCACTGCCTCGCCGGCATCCTCGTCCCCGACGCCGGCACGGTGGCGCTGTCGGGGCGCGGGCTGCACGACCTCGACGAGCGCGAGCGCTCGCTGGTGCGTCGGCGGCAGTACGGGTTCGTCTTCCAGTTCGGCCAGCTGCTCGCGGAGCTTCCGGCGATCGAGAACGTGGCCCTGGCGCCGATGCTGCTCGGCACGCACCGCCGGGAGGCCACGGAGCTGGCGGGCCGGTGGCTCGCGTCGTTGGGCCTCGCGGGGATGGAGGGCCGGCGTCCCGGGGAGCTGTCCGGCGGCCAGGCGCAGCGCGTGGCGGTCGCCCGCGCCCTGATCACGGGCCCGGAGGTGGTGTTCGCGGACGAGCCGACCGGCGCGCTCGACCAGGCCACCGGCCAGGAGGTGATGCGGGTGCTCACGGAGACCACCCGGCTCGCGGGCGCGTCGTTGGTCGTGGTGACGCACGACGCGGGCGTGGCGGCGTGGTGCGGGCGGCGCGTCGAGGTGCGCGACGGCCGCGTGGTGGCGGACGAGCGTCGTGCCCCGCAGGGGAGCACCCGGTGA
- a CDS encoding DUF998 domain-containing protein gives MPRPSRPAPAPRSWVLVPAVAAPVAMIGGWLLAEALAPGFDPVSRTISELATADVPRPGVMTAGLLVTGLAHVGTAAGLRGVPRAGRLVLALGGVATAAVGLLPLHRVPSAHGVAAAVAFGALALWPAASARRSGPWPLRPAAAVPATAALLALLAWFVAEQSRGGGVEGLAERAVAGAESLAPLALVLALRVSRRRAGSLVRPGAAGGLRG, from the coding sequence GTGCCCCGCCCGAGCCGCCCCGCCCCCGCCCCGCGCTCCTGGGTGCTGGTCCCGGCGGTCGCCGCACCCGTCGCGATGATCGGCGGGTGGCTGCTCGCCGAGGCGCTGGCGCCCGGGTTCGACCCGGTGTCCCGCACGATCAGCGAGCTCGCCACCGCCGACGTGCCGCGCCCGGGCGTGATGACCGCCGGCCTCCTGGTCACCGGGCTCGCCCACGTCGGGACGGCAGCCGGGCTGCGCGGGGTGCCGCGGGCAGGCCGCCTCGTGCTCGCGCTCGGCGGCGTGGCGACGGCCGCCGTCGGCCTGCTGCCGCTGCACCGCGTCCCGTCGGCGCACGGGGTCGCCGCGGCCGTGGCGTTCGGGGCGCTGGCGCTGTGGCCCGCGGCGTCCGCGCGCCGGTCCGGACCGTGGCCGCTGCGGCCCGCGGCGGCAGTCCCGGCGACGGCCGCGCTGCTGGCGCTGCTGGCCTGGTTCGTCGCCGAGCAGTCCCGGGGCGGGGGCGTCGAGGGCCTGGCCGAGCGCGCCGTGGCGGGCGCTGAGTCGCTGGCGCCCCTGGCCCTGGTGCTCGCGCTGCGGGTGTCGCGCCGCCGCGCCGGGTCGTTGGTGAGGCCCGGCGCGGCGGGCGGTCTCAGGGGTTGA
- a CDS encoding glycosyltransferase: protein MVIPAKDESRRIAATVRSARAIPNVDLVLVVDDGSEDNTQHVAREAGAVVVRHSHNRGKAAAMETGAAVVAMRDAPDRPPRLLLFIDGDLGDTAVNTAPLVPPVLEGTADVSIALLPPQPGAGGRGIVVGAARRAIQSLTGWTPTQPLSGMRCLTREAFEAATPLARGWGVETGMTIDLLRKGFVAVEVPCDLRHRPSGSDLRGQMHRAAQYRDVQLAVAARRLRSIGAAPRKKG from the coding sequence GTGGTCATCCCCGCCAAGGACGAGTCCCGCCGCATCGCCGCCACCGTCCGCTCGGCCCGGGCGATCCCGAACGTCGACCTGGTCCTCGTCGTCGACGACGGCTCCGAGGACAACACCCAGCACGTCGCCCGCGAGGCCGGTGCCGTCGTCGTGCGGCACTCGCACAACCGCGGCAAGGCCGCCGCGATGGAGACCGGCGCCGCCGTGGTCGCCATGCGCGACGCCCCGGACCGCCCGCCGCGCCTGCTCCTGTTCATCGACGGCGACCTCGGCGACACCGCGGTCAACACCGCCCCGCTCGTCCCGCCGGTGCTCGAGGGCACCGCGGACGTCTCGATCGCGCTGCTGCCGCCCCAGCCGGGCGCCGGCGGGCGGGGCATCGTCGTCGGCGCGGCCCGACGCGCGATCCAGTCGCTGACCGGCTGGACCCCGACGCAGCCGCTGTCCGGCATGCGGTGCCTGACCCGCGAGGCCTTCGAGGCCGCGACGCCGCTCGCCCGCGGCTGGGGCGTCGAGACCGGCATGACGATCGACCTGCTGCGCAAGGGGTTCGTCGCCGTCGAGGTCCCGTGCGACCTGCGGCACCGCCCTTCGGGCAGCGACCTGCGCGGCCAGATGCACCGCGCCGCGCAGTACCGCGACGTGCAGCTCGCGGTGGCGGCGCGCCGGCTGCGCTCGATCGGGGCGGCGCCGCGCAAGAAGGGCTGA
- a CDS encoding roadblock/LC7 domain-containing protein: MIIRQNGLQVAATLRHAVDGIRRVLLVQRDGTPFSDDGPEEDRDRLAALVVACVEMAHHTAAGASLTGLATCTVRTDDGAVVATPVGDRFALAVVTEPTVNLVLLQRVLVPQVEHLLALDGGA; the protein is encoded by the coding sequence ATGATCATCCGCCAGAACGGCCTGCAGGTCGCCGCCACGCTGCGGCACGCCGTCGACGGGATCCGTCGCGTCCTCCTCGTGCAGCGGGACGGGACGCCGTTCAGCGACGACGGCCCGGAGGAGGACCGCGACCGGCTCGCCGCCCTCGTCGTCGCCTGCGTCGAGATGGCGCACCACACCGCCGCGGGGGCGTCGCTCACCGGCCTGGCGACCTGCACCGTCCGGACCGACGACGGGGCCGTGGTCGCCACGCCCGTGGGCGACCGGTTCGCCCTGGCCGTCGTCACCGAGCCGACGGTCAACCTCGTGCTGCTGCAGCGGGTCCTGGTGCCGCAGGTCGAGCACCTGCTGGCGCTCGACGGCGGCGCCTGA
- the pgm gene encoding phosphoglucomutase (alpha-D-glucose-1,6-bisphosphate-dependent) yields the protein MDPRAGTPAQPSDLVDVDAMLAAYHDRRPDLEDPAQRVVFGTSGHRGSSLDGAFNEAHIVAITAAIVEYRRGQGTDGPLFIGRDTHGLSEPAWRTALEVLAAAGVEVRVDARDSWTPTPAVSHAILLHNGAATSEGVRASGPGLADGIVVTPSHNPPRDGGFKYNPPHGGPAGSEATKWIADRANELLASGVDRVARVSVDAALAADTTRKHDFLGAYVDDLTHVLDLDAIRSAGVRIGADPLGGASVEYWGAIAERYGLDLTVVNPRVDPQWSFMTLDWDGKIRMDCSSPSAMASLVNAMQGDSPFDIATGNDADSDRHGIVTPDAGLMNPNHYLAVAIRYLYSGARPGWPADAAVGKTLVSSSLIDRVASDLGRRLLEVPVGFKWFVPGLLDGSVGFGGEESAGASFLRKDGTVWTTDKDGIILALLASEILATTGKSPSQHHAELVGRFGESWYARVDAPATLEQKATLGKLSPEQVTATTLAGEDITAKLTSAPGNDAAIGGLKVTTENAWFAARPSGTENVYKIYAESFVGPEHLTQVQEAAKDVVSDALGG from the coding sequence ATGGACCCGCGCGCCGGAACCCCTGCCCAGCCCTCCGACCTCGTGGACGTCGACGCGATGCTCGCCGCGTACCACGACCGCCGCCCCGACCTGGAGGATCCCGCGCAGCGCGTGGTGTTCGGCACCAGCGGCCACCGCGGCTCGAGCCTCGACGGCGCCTTCAACGAGGCGCACATCGTCGCGATCACCGCGGCGATCGTCGAGTACCGCCGCGGACAGGGCACCGACGGCCCGCTGTTCATCGGCCGGGACACCCACGGCCTGTCGGAGCCGGCGTGGCGGACCGCGCTGGAGGTGCTGGCGGCGGCCGGCGTCGAGGTGCGCGTCGACGCCCGCGACTCCTGGACCCCGACCCCCGCCGTGTCGCACGCGATCCTGCTGCACAACGGCGCCGCGACCTCCGAGGGCGTGCGCGCGTCCGGCCCCGGCCTGGCCGACGGCATCGTCGTCACCCCGTCGCACAACCCGCCCCGGGACGGCGGGTTCAAGTACAACCCGCCGCACGGCGGGCCGGCGGGATCCGAGGCCACGAAGTGGATCGCGGACCGCGCCAACGAGCTCCTCGCGAGCGGCGTCGACCGGGTGGCGCGCGTGAGCGTGGACGCCGCGCTCGCGGCCGACACCACCCGCAAGCACGACTTCCTCGGCGCGTACGTCGACGACCTGACGCACGTGCTCGACCTGGACGCGATCCGGTCGGCCGGCGTGCGGATCGGCGCGGACCCGCTCGGCGGCGCGTCCGTCGAGTACTGGGGCGCGATCGCGGAGCGGTACGGCCTGGACCTCACGGTCGTGAACCCGCGGGTCGACCCGCAGTGGTCGTTCATGACCCTCGACTGGGACGGCAAGATCCGGATGGACTGCTCGTCCCCGTCGGCGATGGCGTCCCTGGTGAACGCCATGCAGGGCGACTCGCCGTTCGACATCGCGACGGGCAACGACGCGGACTCCGACCGGCACGGCATCGTCACGCCGGACGCCGGGCTGATGAACCCGAACCACTACCTCGCGGTGGCGATCCGGTACCTGTACTCCGGCGCGCGCCCGGGCTGGCCGGCGGACGCCGCCGTCGGCAAGACCCTGGTGTCGTCGTCGCTGATCGACCGGGTCGCGTCCGACCTCGGCCGCCGGCTGCTGGAGGTGCCGGTCGGCTTCAAGTGGTTCGTCCCCGGCCTGCTCGACGGGTCGGTCGGCTTCGGCGGCGAGGAGTCGGCCGGGGCGTCGTTCCTGCGCAAGGACGGCACCGTGTGGACCACGGACAAGGACGGGATCATCCTGGCGCTGCTCGCCTCGGAGATCCTCGCGACGACCGGCAAGTCCCCGTCGCAGCACCACGCCGAGCTAGTCGGCCGGTTCGGCGAGTCCTGGTACGCCCGGGTGGACGCGCCGGCGACCCTCGAGCAGAAGGCCACCCTCGGGAAGCTGTCGCCGGAGCAGGTGACCGCCACGACGCTCGCGGGCGAGGACATCACCGCCAAGCTCACCTCCGCGCCGGGCAACGACGCGGCGATCGGCGGCCTCAAGGTGACGACCGAGAACGCGTGGTTCGCCGCGCGGCCGTCCGGCACGGAGAACGTCTACAAGATCTACGCCGAGTCGTTCGTGGGCCCCGAGCACCTGACGCAGGTCCAGGAGGCCGCGAAGGACGTCGTGTCGGACGCGCTCGGCGGCTGA
- a CDS encoding GyrI-like domain-containing protein: MSDTRLLTIGEFSRLSLLSVRMLRHYDEHGVLPPTRVDPFSGYRSYHPALLRTAGRIRALRDAGVGIADLTACAPFDDVARLRAVLLERRRAAEAEIALAEGRLSDIDRFLTDLEGPVMSTHPVRTTLPARRVASLRAVIPAYGDEGLLWQRLGAALESSGAVPAPDASAVAVFHDEGFVDHDPDVEVQLDVTGEFTGRDGVRYVEEPPVDAVVAELRGPYDGVSGVMADLGEWIATHGLRVAGPMRNVYVVGPVTESDPAAWVTRVCLPVAEA; encoded by the coding sequence ATGTCCGACACCCGGCTCCTCACGATCGGCGAGTTCTCCCGCCTGTCGTTGCTCAGCGTCCGCATGCTGCGCCACTACGACGAGCACGGCGTCCTGCCGCCCACCCGGGTCGACCCGTTCAGCGGGTACCGGAGCTACCACCCCGCGCTGCTGCGCACGGCCGGACGCATCCGGGCGCTGCGCGACGCCGGGGTGGGGATCGCCGACCTGACGGCCTGCGCCCCGTTCGACGACGTGGCGCGGCTGCGGGCGGTGCTGCTCGAGCGGCGTCGCGCGGCGGAGGCGGAGATCGCCCTCGCCGAGGGCCGGCTGTCGGACATCGACCGATTCCTCACCGATCTGGAAGGACCCGTCATGTCCACCCACCCTGTCCGCACCACCCTGCCCGCCCGACGCGTCGCGTCCCTGCGGGCCGTGATCCCGGCGTACGGCGACGAGGGGCTGCTGTGGCAGCGCCTCGGGGCCGCGCTCGAGTCGTCCGGGGCGGTCCCGGCGCCGGACGCGTCCGCGGTTGCCGTGTTCCACGACGAGGGCTTCGTCGACCACGACCCGGACGTCGAGGTCCAGCTCGACGTGACCGGGGAGTTCACCGGCCGGGACGGCGTGCGCTACGTCGAGGAGCCGCCGGTCGACGCCGTGGTCGCCGAGCTCCGGGGCCCGTACGACGGGGTCTCCGGGGTGATGGCCGACCTCGGCGAGTGGATCGCCACCCACGGCCTGCGGGTCGCCGGGCCAATGCGCAACGTGTACGTGGTGGGACCGGTCACCGAGTCCGACCCGGCGGCCTGGGTGACCCGGGTCTGCCTGCCGGTCGCCGAGGCGTGA
- a CDS encoding GNAT family N-acetyltransferase produces MTTRVTDVTDQQRFEITDAEGTVLGVAEYQRRPGVVVFTHTEVDPRQEGHGIGSTLVREALDAVRAAGDRIEPRCPFVRAYVEEHPEYRDLVVDPVG; encoded by the coding sequence ATGACGACGCGCGTGACGGACGTGACCGACCAGCAGCGGTTCGAGATCACCGACGCCGAGGGCACCGTCCTCGGCGTCGCGGAGTACCAGCGGCGCCCCGGCGTCGTCGTGTTCACGCACACCGAGGTCGACCCCCGGCAGGAGGGTCACGGCATCGGGTCGACGCTGGTCCGCGAGGCGCTCGACGCCGTGCGTGCCGCCGGGGACCGGATCGAGCCGCGCTGCCCCTTCGTGCGCGCCTACGTCGAGGAGCACCCCGAGTACCGCGACCTGGTGGTCGACCCGGTCGGCTGA
- a CDS encoding FtsX-like permease family protein: protein MSAVLALAPRLRRAGGRDGRLTTALAVAAFAVMTALTLSVVGGLLGFAGRAADPADAFQREYGDSYVVFAWTAVVLLVVPLLTLGGSAARLGVARRDARLATLRLLGVTPREVVALTVVETAWQGLAGAVAGALGYVALLPVWTRVPFQGSTFSAGELWVGWVVLAAACLVVPVLAVVSGVVSLRRVVVSPLGVARRQTPPGMRAVRAVLALAAMGLFMVVTLVLGQLGAFAVAFAIGSLALGFAALNLVGPWALGLVGRLRVRRARTPAQLLAARRLVDDPRATWRVVGGLGLAGFVAGALAVVPLLASGSAGDGASAAEVAEMQTFTGDLMRGALLTLAITFLVAAASAGITQAATVLDRRREYALQVLAGTPVALLDSVRRREVLVPMLLVAVGSAAAAVVMLSPLFGVAGVTDPSGLLLLVTCLTAGCLLVLGATETSRPLLRSVLAETQVRPD, encoded by the coding sequence GTGAGCGCCGTGCTCGCCCTCGCGCCGCGGCTGCGCCGAGCGGGCGGCCGGGACGGGCGGCTCACGACGGCGCTCGCGGTGGCGGCGTTCGCCGTGATGACGGCCCTGACCCTGTCCGTGGTCGGCGGGCTGCTCGGCTTCGCGGGCCGCGCCGCCGACCCCGCCGACGCCTTCCAGCGCGAGTACGGCGACTCGTACGTCGTCTTCGCGTGGACGGCCGTCGTGCTGCTGGTCGTGCCGCTGCTCACGCTCGGCGGGTCGGCGGCCCGGCTGGGGGTCGCGCGGCGGGACGCGCGGCTGGCGACGCTGCGGCTGCTCGGCGTCACGCCCCGCGAGGTGGTCGCGCTGACCGTCGTCGAGACCGCCTGGCAGGGGCTGGCGGGTGCGGTCGCGGGTGCGCTCGGGTACGTCGCGCTGCTGCCGGTGTGGACGCGGGTGCCGTTCCAGGGGTCGACGTTCTCCGCGGGGGAGCTGTGGGTGGGCTGGGTCGTGCTCGCGGCCGCGTGCCTCGTGGTGCCGGTGCTGGCCGTCGTGAGCGGCGTCGTCTCGCTGCGCCGGGTCGTCGTGTCGCCGCTCGGGGTCGCCCGGCGCCAGACCCCGCCGGGGATGCGGGCCGTGCGCGCGGTGCTGGCGCTGGCCGCGATGGGTCTGTTCATGGTCGTGACCCTGGTGCTCGGGCAGCTCGGCGCCTTCGCGGTGGCGTTCGCCATCGGGTCGCTGGCGCTCGGGTTCGCCGCGCTCAACCTCGTCGGGCCGTGGGCGCTCGGGCTGGTCGGCCGGCTGCGGGTGCGCCGGGCCCGGACGCCCGCGCAGCTGCTCGCGGCGCGCCGGCTGGTCGACGACCCGCGGGCGACCTGGCGGGTGGTGGGCGGGCTCGGGCTGGCGGGCTTCGTCGCGGGCGCGCTGGCCGTGGTGCCGCTGCTGGCGTCGGGGTCGGCGGGCGACGGCGCGTCCGCCGCCGAGGTCGCCGAGATGCAGACCTTCACGGGTGACCTCATGCGCGGGGCGCTGCTCACGCTGGCGATCACGTTCCTGGTGGCGGCGGCCTCGGCGGGGATCACCCAGGCCGCGACGGTGCTGGACCGGCGCCGGGAGTACGCGCTCCAGGTCCTGGCGGGCACGCCGGTGGCGCTGCTCGACTCGGTGCGGCGCCGCGAGGTGCTGGTGCCGATGCTGCTCGTGGCCGTGGGGTCGGCGGCGGCGGCCGTGGTCATGCTGTCGCCGCTGTTCGGGGTGGCGGGCGTGACGGACCCGAGCGGGCTGCTGCTGCTCGTGACGTGCCTCACGGCCGGGTGCCTGCTGGTGCTCGGCGCGACGGAGACCAGCCGCCCGCTGCTGCGCTCCGTCCTGGCGGAGACGCAGGTCAGGCCGGACTGA